The proteins below come from a single Acanthopagrus latus isolate v.2019 chromosome 4, fAcaLat1.1, whole genome shotgun sequence genomic window:
- the LOC119018500 gene encoding protocadherin-9 isoform X6, whose translation MDLKDYYLLGALLACIWLDPSIAQELIYPIREELQENVLIGNIPKDLNISHTNAATGASANLVYRLVSKAGDNPLVRVLSSTGEIFTTSNRIDREKLCPGPSFEDSECSFEIEVVILPNDYFRLIKIKIIVKDTNDNAPMFPSPVINISIPENTLINSRFAIPSATDPDTGPNSVHKYELINGQSAFGLDIVETPEGEKWPQLIVQQNLDREQKDTYVMKIKVEDGGSPQKSSTAILQVTVTDVNDNRPVFKEGQIEVHIPENSVIGTSVVQLQATDADIGANAEIRYVFGTQVSPATKRLFALNTTSGLITVQRPLDREETAIHKLSVLASDGSSSPARATVTINVTDVNDNPPNIDLRYIISPINGTVFLSEKDPINTKIALITVSDKDTDINGKVICFIEKDVPFHLKAVYDNQYLLETSALLDYEGTKEYNFKIVASDSGKPSLNQTALVRVRLEDENDNPPIFTQPVIELAVMENNKRDLFLTTLSATDEDSGKNAEIVYQLGPNASFFDLDRKTGVLTASRVFDREDQDRFLFTVTARDNGTPPLQTQAAVIVTVLDENDNNPKFTHNHFQFFVSENLPKYSTVGVITVTDSDAGENAAVSLSILNDNENFILDPYSGVIKSNVSFDREQQSSYTFDVRAVDSGRPPCSSAAKVTINVIDVNDNTPIVIYPPSNTSFKLVPLSSIPGSVVAEVFAVDGDTGMNAELKYTIVSGNNKGLFRIDPVTGNITLEEKPAVTDIGLHRLVVNISDLGYPKSLHTLVLVFLYVNDTVGNSTLIYDLIRRTMETPIDRNIGESSETYQSGDYLTIMIAFVTGALVVIIVIFVTVLLRCRHASRFKAAQRKKQGAEWMSPNTENKQNKKKKRKKRKSPKSSLLNFVTIEGNKPDDPAHEPINGTISLPTELEEQGIGRFDWNATPTTTFKPSSPDLARHYKSASPQSAFHLKADTPVSVKKHHVIQELPLDNTFVGGCDTLSKRSSTSSDHFSASECSSQGGFKTKGPMHTRQQGTLTRARTELNPEYLDLRPRAELNPEYWTPCTPLACEDKSERGGVPFFSNRQPTKCNSSSALERSPFPQRPQKQRHLLCDS comes from the coding sequence ATGGATCTAAAAGACTATTACCTGTTGGGCGCCCTGCTCGCCTGCATATGGCTAGATCCTTCAATAGCCCAAGAGCTAATCTACCCCATCAGAGAGGAGTTGCAAGAGAATGTCCTCATTGGAAACATACCAAAGGACCTAAACATTTCCCATACAAATGCCGCCACCGGAGCAAGTGCTAATCTGGTGTACCGGCTCGTCTCCAAAGCGGGAGATAACCCGCTGGTGCGTGTTCTGAGCAGCACTGGCGAGATATTCACAACATCAAACCGAATCGACAGGGAGAAGTTGTGCCCCGGTCCCTCGTTTGAGGACAGCGAGTGCTCCTTTGAAATTGAAGTGGTCATCCTGCCTAATGATTATTTCAGGCTGATTAAGATCAAAATAATTGTCAAAGACACAAACGATAATGCCCCCATGTTCCCGTCCCCTGTGATCAACATCTCCATCCCCGAGAACACGCTCATTAACAGCCGCTTCGCCATTCCCTCTGCCACTGACCCAGACACCGGCCCCAACAGTGTGCACAAATACGAGCTTATCAACGGGCAAAGTGCCTTCGGCTTAGACATAGTGGAAACGCCTGAGGGGGAGAAGTGGCCTCAGCTCATTGTGCAGCAGAATCTGGACAGAGAGCAGAAGGATACATACGTGATGAAGATCAAAGTGGAGGACGGGGGCAGTCCGCAGAAATCCAGTACTGCCATCCTCCAAGTTACTGTAACAGATGTCAATGACAACCGGCCGGTGTTTAAAGAGGGGCAGATAGAAGTGCACATACCAGAGAACTCCGTCATTGGCACGTCGGTTGTGCAGCTTCAGGCCACAGATGCAGACATAGGGGCAAACGCAGAGATACGTTACGTATTTGGGACTCAGGTGTCACCTGCTACAAAGAGACTCTTTGCATTAAATACAACATCTGGCCTAATTACTGTGCAGAGGCCcctggacagagaggagacagctATTCATAAGCTCTCTGTTCTCGCCAGCGATGGCAGCTCCAGTCCTGCCAGAGCTACTGTTACCATAAATGTGACTGATGTTAATGACAATCCACCTAATATAGACCTGAGATACATAATCAGCCCCATTAATGGcactgttttcctctcagagaAGGATCCCATCAATACCAAGATAGCTCTCATCACAGTGTCAGACAAAGATACTGACATCAACGGCAAGGTCATTTGCTTCATAGAGAAGGATGTGCCCTTCCACTTGAAAGCCGTGTACGACAACCAGTATCTGCTAGAGACATCTGCGCTTCTCGACTACGAAGGGACCAAGGAATACAACTTTAAAATTGTCGCCTCTGACTCTGGGAAACCGAGCTTGAATCAGACGGCTTTGGTGCGAGTGAGGCTGGAGGATGAGAATGACAACCCCCCTATTTTCACTCAGCCGGTTATTGAGCTGGCTGTCATGGAGAACAACAAACGTGACCTGTTCCTCACCACTCTTAGCGCCACCGACGAGGACAGCGGGAAAAACGCGGAGATAGTTTATCAGCTGGGACCGAATGCATCATTCTTTGATCTCGACCGCAAAACCGGGGTCCTGACGGCATCAAGGGTTTTTGACAGGGAGGATCAGGATAGGTTTCTCTTCACCGTGACGGCAAGAGATAATGGAACGCCCCCTCTGCAAACGCAGGCAGCTGTTATTGTAACTGTGCTGGATGAAAATGATAACAACCCCAAGTTCACACATAACCACTTTCAGTTCTTTGTGTCTGAGAATCTTCCTAAATACAGCACCGTGGGGGTGATAACTGTGACAGATTCGGATGCCGGAGAAAAcgctgctgtttctctttccatACTGAACGACAATGAGAACTTCATACTGGATCCTTACTCCGGGGTGATAAAATCAAACGTGTCATTTGACCGGGAGCAGCAGAGCTCCTACACCTTCGACGTCAGGGCTGTGGACAGTGGCAGGCCTCCGTGCTCCTCAGCCGCCAAGGTGACCATCAATGTCATCGACGTGAACGACAACACGCCCATCGTCATCTACCCCCCCTCCAACACGTCTTTCAAACTCGTCCCCCTCTCGTCCATCCCGGGATCTGTGGTAGCGGAGGTGTTCGCTGTGGATGGCGATACAGGGATGAATGCGGAACTGAAGTACACCATCGTGAGTGGAAACAACAAAGGTCTGTTCAGAATTGACCCTGTCACAGGGAATATCACTCTGGAGGAAAAACCAGCAGTGACTGACATAGGCTTACACAGATTAGTAGTCAATATCAGTGACCTGGGTTATCCCAAATCCCTCCATACTCTGGTGCTGGTATTCCTGTACGTCAATGACACTGTGGGCAACTCCACACTTATCTATGATCTCATCCGACGCACGATGGAGACCCCAATTGACCGAAACATTGGTGAAAGCAGTGAAACTTATCAAAGTGGTGATTATTTAACCATAATGATAGCTTTTGTTACCGGCGCCTTAGTGGTGATTATTGTCATCTTTGTCACTGTGCTGCTACGCTGCCGCCACGCTTCCAGGTTCAAGgctgcacagaggaagaaacagggGGCTGAGTGGATGTCCCCCAACACAGAGAACAagcagaacaagaagaaaaagcgCAAGAAAAGGAAATCCCCCAAAAGCTCCTTGCTCAACTTTGTCACCATCGAGGGGAACAAACCTGACGATCCTGCCCACGAGCCAATCAACGGAACCATCAGCCTGCCCACCGAGCTGGAGGAGCAAGGGATTGGACGCTTTGATTGGAATGCCACACCTACCACGACCTTCAAACCCAGCAGCCCAGACCTGGCCCGGCACTACAAGTCCGCTTCGCCGCAGTCGGCCTTCCACCTCAAGGCCGACACGCCGGTCTCGGTGAAGAAGCATCACGTGATTCAGGAGCTCCCGTTGGATAACACATTTGTCGGGGGCTGTGACACGCTTTCCAAGAGGTCCTCCACGAGCTCCGACCACTTCAGTGCCTCAGAGTGCAGTTCCCAAGGAGGGTTCAAGACGAAGGGGCCCATGCACACCAGACAGCAG
- the LOC119018500 gene encoding protocadherin-9 isoform X5, producing the protein MDLKDYYLLGALLACIWLDPSIAQELIYPIREELQENVLIGNIPKDLNISHTNAATGASANLVYRLVSKAGDNPLVRVLSSTGEIFTTSNRIDREKLCPGPSFEDSECSFEIEVVILPNDYFRLIKIKIIVKDTNDNAPMFPSPVINISIPENTLINSRFAIPSATDPDTGPNSVHKYELINGQSAFGLDIVETPEGEKWPQLIVQQNLDREQKDTYVMKIKVEDGGSPQKSSTAILQVTVTDVNDNRPVFKEGQIEVHIPENSVIGTSVVQLQATDADIGANAEIRYVFGTQVSPATKRLFALNTTSGLITVQRPLDREETAIHKLSVLASDGSSSPARATVTINVTDVNDNPPNIDLRYIISPINGTVFLSEKDPINTKIALITVSDKDTDINGKVICFIEKDVPFHLKAVYDNQYLLETSALLDYEGTKEYNFKIVASDSGKPSLNQTALVRVRLEDENDNPPIFTQPVIELAVMENNKRDLFLTTLSATDEDSGKNAEIVYQLGPNASFFDLDRKTGVLTASRVFDREDQDRFLFTVTARDNGTPPLQTQAAVIVTVLDENDNNPKFTHNHFQFFVSENLPKYSTVGVITVTDSDAGENAAVSLSILNDNENFILDPYSGVIKSNVSFDREQQSSYTFDVRAVDSGRPPCSSAAKVTINVIDVNDNTPIVIYPPSNTSFKLVPLSSIPGSVVAEVFAVDGDTGMNAELKYTIVSGNNKGLFRIDPVTGNITLEEKPAVTDIGLHRLVVNISDLGYPKSLHTLVLVFLYVNDTVGNSTLIYDLIRRTMETPIDRNIGESSETYQSGDYLTIMIAFVTGALVVIIVIFVTVLLRCRHASRFKAAQRKKQGAEWMSPNTENKQNKKKKRKKRKSPKSSLLNFVTIEGNKPDDPAHEPINGTISLPTELEEQGIGRFDWNATPTTTFKPSSPDLARHYKSASPQSAFHLKADTPVSVKKHHVIQELPLDNTFVGGCDTLSKRSSTSSDHFSASECSSQGGFKTKGPMHTRQQGTLTRARTELNPEYLDLRPRAELNPEYWTPCTPLISIHGTTKTAASYSSHLSPSRKSMWKQSLHSNTVVTPIHYSLHNENNLISN; encoded by the coding sequence ATGGATCTAAAAGACTATTACCTGTTGGGCGCCCTGCTCGCCTGCATATGGCTAGATCCTTCAATAGCCCAAGAGCTAATCTACCCCATCAGAGAGGAGTTGCAAGAGAATGTCCTCATTGGAAACATACCAAAGGACCTAAACATTTCCCATACAAATGCCGCCACCGGAGCAAGTGCTAATCTGGTGTACCGGCTCGTCTCCAAAGCGGGAGATAACCCGCTGGTGCGTGTTCTGAGCAGCACTGGCGAGATATTCACAACATCAAACCGAATCGACAGGGAGAAGTTGTGCCCCGGTCCCTCGTTTGAGGACAGCGAGTGCTCCTTTGAAATTGAAGTGGTCATCCTGCCTAATGATTATTTCAGGCTGATTAAGATCAAAATAATTGTCAAAGACACAAACGATAATGCCCCCATGTTCCCGTCCCCTGTGATCAACATCTCCATCCCCGAGAACACGCTCATTAACAGCCGCTTCGCCATTCCCTCTGCCACTGACCCAGACACCGGCCCCAACAGTGTGCACAAATACGAGCTTATCAACGGGCAAAGTGCCTTCGGCTTAGACATAGTGGAAACGCCTGAGGGGGAGAAGTGGCCTCAGCTCATTGTGCAGCAGAATCTGGACAGAGAGCAGAAGGATACATACGTGATGAAGATCAAAGTGGAGGACGGGGGCAGTCCGCAGAAATCCAGTACTGCCATCCTCCAAGTTACTGTAACAGATGTCAATGACAACCGGCCGGTGTTTAAAGAGGGGCAGATAGAAGTGCACATACCAGAGAACTCCGTCATTGGCACGTCGGTTGTGCAGCTTCAGGCCACAGATGCAGACATAGGGGCAAACGCAGAGATACGTTACGTATTTGGGACTCAGGTGTCACCTGCTACAAAGAGACTCTTTGCATTAAATACAACATCTGGCCTAATTACTGTGCAGAGGCCcctggacagagaggagacagctATTCATAAGCTCTCTGTTCTCGCCAGCGATGGCAGCTCCAGTCCTGCCAGAGCTACTGTTACCATAAATGTGACTGATGTTAATGACAATCCACCTAATATAGACCTGAGATACATAATCAGCCCCATTAATGGcactgttttcctctcagagaAGGATCCCATCAATACCAAGATAGCTCTCATCACAGTGTCAGACAAAGATACTGACATCAACGGCAAGGTCATTTGCTTCATAGAGAAGGATGTGCCCTTCCACTTGAAAGCCGTGTACGACAACCAGTATCTGCTAGAGACATCTGCGCTTCTCGACTACGAAGGGACCAAGGAATACAACTTTAAAATTGTCGCCTCTGACTCTGGGAAACCGAGCTTGAATCAGACGGCTTTGGTGCGAGTGAGGCTGGAGGATGAGAATGACAACCCCCCTATTTTCACTCAGCCGGTTATTGAGCTGGCTGTCATGGAGAACAACAAACGTGACCTGTTCCTCACCACTCTTAGCGCCACCGACGAGGACAGCGGGAAAAACGCGGAGATAGTTTATCAGCTGGGACCGAATGCATCATTCTTTGATCTCGACCGCAAAACCGGGGTCCTGACGGCATCAAGGGTTTTTGACAGGGAGGATCAGGATAGGTTTCTCTTCACCGTGACGGCAAGAGATAATGGAACGCCCCCTCTGCAAACGCAGGCAGCTGTTATTGTAACTGTGCTGGATGAAAATGATAACAACCCCAAGTTCACACATAACCACTTTCAGTTCTTTGTGTCTGAGAATCTTCCTAAATACAGCACCGTGGGGGTGATAACTGTGACAGATTCGGATGCCGGAGAAAAcgctgctgtttctctttccatACTGAACGACAATGAGAACTTCATACTGGATCCTTACTCCGGGGTGATAAAATCAAACGTGTCATTTGACCGGGAGCAGCAGAGCTCCTACACCTTCGACGTCAGGGCTGTGGACAGTGGCAGGCCTCCGTGCTCCTCAGCCGCCAAGGTGACCATCAATGTCATCGACGTGAACGACAACACGCCCATCGTCATCTACCCCCCCTCCAACACGTCTTTCAAACTCGTCCCCCTCTCGTCCATCCCGGGATCTGTGGTAGCGGAGGTGTTCGCTGTGGATGGCGATACAGGGATGAATGCGGAACTGAAGTACACCATCGTGAGTGGAAACAACAAAGGTCTGTTCAGAATTGACCCTGTCACAGGGAATATCACTCTGGAGGAAAAACCAGCAGTGACTGACATAGGCTTACACAGATTAGTAGTCAATATCAGTGACCTGGGTTATCCCAAATCCCTCCATACTCTGGTGCTGGTATTCCTGTACGTCAATGACACTGTGGGCAACTCCACACTTATCTATGATCTCATCCGACGCACGATGGAGACCCCAATTGACCGAAACATTGGTGAAAGCAGTGAAACTTATCAAAGTGGTGATTATTTAACCATAATGATAGCTTTTGTTACCGGCGCCTTAGTGGTGATTATTGTCATCTTTGTCACTGTGCTGCTACGCTGCCGCCACGCTTCCAGGTTCAAGgctgcacagaggaagaaacagggGGCTGAGTGGATGTCCCCCAACACAGAGAACAagcagaacaagaagaaaaagcgCAAGAAAAGGAAATCCCCCAAAAGCTCCTTGCTCAACTTTGTCACCATCGAGGGGAACAAACCTGACGATCCTGCCCACGAGCCAATCAACGGAACCATCAGCCTGCCCACCGAGCTGGAGGAGCAAGGGATTGGACGCTTTGATTGGAATGCCACACCTACCACGACCTTCAAACCCAGCAGCCCAGACCTGGCCCGGCACTACAAGTCCGCTTCGCCGCAGTCGGCCTTCCACCTCAAGGCCGACACGCCGGTCTCGGTGAAGAAGCATCACGTGATTCAGGAGCTCCCGTTGGATAACACATTTGTCGGGGGCTGTGACACGCTTTCCAAGAGGTCCTCCACGAGCTCCGACCACTTCAGTGCCTCAGAGTGCAGTTCCCAAGGAGGGTTCAAGACGAAGGGGCCCATGCACACCAGACAGCAG
- the LOC119018500 gene encoding protocadherin-9 isoform X7 has protein sequence MDLKDYYLLGALLACIWLDPSIAQELIYPIREELQENVLIGNIPKDLNISHTNAATGASANLVYRLVSKAGDNPLVRVLSSTGEIFTTSNRIDREKLCPGPSFEDSECSFEIEVVILPNDYFRLIKIKIIVKDTNDNAPMFPSPVINISIPENTLINSRFAIPSATDPDTGPNSVHKYELINGQSAFGLDIVETPEGEKWPQLIVQQNLDREQKDTYVMKIKVEDGGSPQKSSTAILQVTVTDVNDNRPVFKEGQIEVHIPENSVIGTSVVQLQATDADIGANAEIRYVFGTQVSPATKRLFALNTTSGLITVQRPLDREETAIHKLSVLASDGSSSPARATVTINVTDVNDNPPNIDLRYIISPINGTVFLSEKDPINTKIALITVSDKDTDINGKVICFIEKDVPFHLKAVYDNQYLLETSALLDYEGTKEYNFKIVASDSGKPSLNQTALVRVRLEDENDNPPIFTQPVIELAVMENNKRDLFLTTLSATDEDSGKNAEIVYQLGPNASFFDLDRKTGVLTASRVFDREDQDRFLFTVTARDNGTPPLQTQAAVIVTVLDENDNNPKFTHNHFQFFVSENLPKYSTVGVITVTDSDAGENAAVSLSILNDNENFILDPYSGVIKSNVSFDREQQSSYTFDVRAVDSGRPPCSSAAKVTINVIDVNDNTPIVIYPPSNTSFKLVPLSSIPGSVVAEVFAVDGDTGMNAELKYTIVSGNNKGLFRIDPVTGNITLEEKPAVTDIGLHRLVVNISDLGYPKSLHTLVLVFLYVNDTVGNSTLIYDLIRRTMETPIDRNIGESSETYQSGDYLTIMIAFVTGALVVIIVIFVTVLLRCRHASRFKAAQRKKQGAEWMSPNTENKQNKKKKRKKRKSPKSSLLNFVTIEGNKPDDPAHEPINGTISLPTELEEQGIGRFDWNATPTTTFKPSSPDLARHYKSASPQSAFHLKADTPVSVKKHHVIQELPLDNTFVGGCDTLSKRSSTSSDHFSASECSSQGGFKTKGPMHTRQQGTLTRARTELNPEYLDLRPRAELNPEYWTPCTPLNPVLRC, from the coding sequence ATGGATCTAAAAGACTATTACCTGTTGGGCGCCCTGCTCGCCTGCATATGGCTAGATCCTTCAATAGCCCAAGAGCTAATCTACCCCATCAGAGAGGAGTTGCAAGAGAATGTCCTCATTGGAAACATACCAAAGGACCTAAACATTTCCCATACAAATGCCGCCACCGGAGCAAGTGCTAATCTGGTGTACCGGCTCGTCTCCAAAGCGGGAGATAACCCGCTGGTGCGTGTTCTGAGCAGCACTGGCGAGATATTCACAACATCAAACCGAATCGACAGGGAGAAGTTGTGCCCCGGTCCCTCGTTTGAGGACAGCGAGTGCTCCTTTGAAATTGAAGTGGTCATCCTGCCTAATGATTATTTCAGGCTGATTAAGATCAAAATAATTGTCAAAGACACAAACGATAATGCCCCCATGTTCCCGTCCCCTGTGATCAACATCTCCATCCCCGAGAACACGCTCATTAACAGCCGCTTCGCCATTCCCTCTGCCACTGACCCAGACACCGGCCCCAACAGTGTGCACAAATACGAGCTTATCAACGGGCAAAGTGCCTTCGGCTTAGACATAGTGGAAACGCCTGAGGGGGAGAAGTGGCCTCAGCTCATTGTGCAGCAGAATCTGGACAGAGAGCAGAAGGATACATACGTGATGAAGATCAAAGTGGAGGACGGGGGCAGTCCGCAGAAATCCAGTACTGCCATCCTCCAAGTTACTGTAACAGATGTCAATGACAACCGGCCGGTGTTTAAAGAGGGGCAGATAGAAGTGCACATACCAGAGAACTCCGTCATTGGCACGTCGGTTGTGCAGCTTCAGGCCACAGATGCAGACATAGGGGCAAACGCAGAGATACGTTACGTATTTGGGACTCAGGTGTCACCTGCTACAAAGAGACTCTTTGCATTAAATACAACATCTGGCCTAATTACTGTGCAGAGGCCcctggacagagaggagacagctATTCATAAGCTCTCTGTTCTCGCCAGCGATGGCAGCTCCAGTCCTGCCAGAGCTACTGTTACCATAAATGTGACTGATGTTAATGACAATCCACCTAATATAGACCTGAGATACATAATCAGCCCCATTAATGGcactgttttcctctcagagaAGGATCCCATCAATACCAAGATAGCTCTCATCACAGTGTCAGACAAAGATACTGACATCAACGGCAAGGTCATTTGCTTCATAGAGAAGGATGTGCCCTTCCACTTGAAAGCCGTGTACGACAACCAGTATCTGCTAGAGACATCTGCGCTTCTCGACTACGAAGGGACCAAGGAATACAACTTTAAAATTGTCGCCTCTGACTCTGGGAAACCGAGCTTGAATCAGACGGCTTTGGTGCGAGTGAGGCTGGAGGATGAGAATGACAACCCCCCTATTTTCACTCAGCCGGTTATTGAGCTGGCTGTCATGGAGAACAACAAACGTGACCTGTTCCTCACCACTCTTAGCGCCACCGACGAGGACAGCGGGAAAAACGCGGAGATAGTTTATCAGCTGGGACCGAATGCATCATTCTTTGATCTCGACCGCAAAACCGGGGTCCTGACGGCATCAAGGGTTTTTGACAGGGAGGATCAGGATAGGTTTCTCTTCACCGTGACGGCAAGAGATAATGGAACGCCCCCTCTGCAAACGCAGGCAGCTGTTATTGTAACTGTGCTGGATGAAAATGATAACAACCCCAAGTTCACACATAACCACTTTCAGTTCTTTGTGTCTGAGAATCTTCCTAAATACAGCACCGTGGGGGTGATAACTGTGACAGATTCGGATGCCGGAGAAAAcgctgctgtttctctttccatACTGAACGACAATGAGAACTTCATACTGGATCCTTACTCCGGGGTGATAAAATCAAACGTGTCATTTGACCGGGAGCAGCAGAGCTCCTACACCTTCGACGTCAGGGCTGTGGACAGTGGCAGGCCTCCGTGCTCCTCAGCCGCCAAGGTGACCATCAATGTCATCGACGTGAACGACAACACGCCCATCGTCATCTACCCCCCCTCCAACACGTCTTTCAAACTCGTCCCCCTCTCGTCCATCCCGGGATCTGTGGTAGCGGAGGTGTTCGCTGTGGATGGCGATACAGGGATGAATGCGGAACTGAAGTACACCATCGTGAGTGGAAACAACAAAGGTCTGTTCAGAATTGACCCTGTCACAGGGAATATCACTCTGGAGGAAAAACCAGCAGTGACTGACATAGGCTTACACAGATTAGTAGTCAATATCAGTGACCTGGGTTATCCCAAATCCCTCCATACTCTGGTGCTGGTATTCCTGTACGTCAATGACACTGTGGGCAACTCCACACTTATCTATGATCTCATCCGACGCACGATGGAGACCCCAATTGACCGAAACATTGGTGAAAGCAGTGAAACTTATCAAAGTGGTGATTATTTAACCATAATGATAGCTTTTGTTACCGGCGCCTTAGTGGTGATTATTGTCATCTTTGTCACTGTGCTGCTACGCTGCCGCCACGCTTCCAGGTTCAAGgctgcacagaggaagaaacagggGGCTGAGTGGATGTCCCCCAACACAGAGAACAagcagaacaagaagaaaaagcgCAAGAAAAGGAAATCCCCCAAAAGCTCCTTGCTCAACTTTGTCACCATCGAGGGGAACAAACCTGACGATCCTGCCCACGAGCCAATCAACGGAACCATCAGCCTGCCCACCGAGCTGGAGGAGCAAGGGATTGGACGCTTTGATTGGAATGCCACACCTACCACGACCTTCAAACCCAGCAGCCCAGACCTGGCCCGGCACTACAAGTCCGCTTCGCCGCAGTCGGCCTTCCACCTCAAGGCCGACACGCCGGTCTCGGTGAAGAAGCATCACGTGATTCAGGAGCTCCCGTTGGATAACACATTTGTCGGGGGCTGTGACACGCTTTCCAAGAGGTCCTCCACGAGCTCCGACCACTTCAGTGCCTCAGAGTGCAGTTCCCAAGGAGGGTTCAAGACGAAGGGGCCCATGCACACCAGACAGCAG